ggagaaggccAAATTTTTCACTGAGACTCTGAGTGTGGAGGTGTGGATGGGTGTGGGAGCAGCAACTTTTGTAAGGAGAGGCAGGAAATTGAGGAAGTCCCTCCCTGATAGCCTCtaaatgtattcatttatttattcattcactcactaattaaaattatttatcgAGTCCTTACTATGTACAGACATCAGATGCACAGATATCAGTCTGATTCAATCCATTTTCCAACCCTCATTAAAGGCCCACCAATCATGTAATACAGTAGTTGAGACATCAATTTTAGGGTCAGAGGGAGCTTTACGGCTTCAACTACTTTCTATGCCAAGGAGACTAAGAAATCCCACTTCAGATGCCAAACGCATCAAGTGGAAATCTCAGACTCCTGTCCTTGTTTAGTTCTGACATCAGCTACCCATGCAACATTCCCCCTCTGACTctagccacccagagctaggCCAGACCTGTTAAGTTAAAAGGACAtcatccttcagactgccaaatagggaTATGCCAGCTTCAAGTCTGGAAATCTGAATGGCTCCCAACTTCTGCTGGCTAAGAGTCTGGGGGTTCCCTTTAACCCCTTTAGAATATCAACCTCAAGATCAGGGGACCCCAACCCCCTTACTTCTGagcctttcagttcagtaattcACTGGAACTCCCAGAATTCAAAAGGCCATCCTTATGATAATGTTTTAAATACAccaaaaaagatacaaataaagAGATGCAGGGGGCAAGGtctgggaggttctcagtgcagagcTTCCACATCCCCAGGACATGCTACCCTCCACATAAATGGATGTttctcaccaaccaggaagctccctTAATCCTCTGACTTTTGTGCTTTTACCGGCCAGTCCTGCATGAAAGCTAAATTCTGACTCAAGAGGTTGGCATCAGGTCACCAGGTTATCCCTCTGATCTTAGTTGCCTTCACTGATTGCCTCAGTTGCAGTCTGACTATCAGGAACCTCACACAAAGGCCAAATTGCTTTTTGCAAGGTGGTTCATTACCTCACAGTTAGCAACTCTGAAACTATGTATATTCGAAGATTCAGCAAATAATGTATTGTGGATAATGAGAGCAAGTATTACTATTAGTGTTACTATTAGAGAAAGGAGTAAGATATAAGACAAAAGGCTAAAATGAACCCTGTAGTGTTGGACTGGAATCAGAAATATGGGTACAACCttgtggtttttaaaatatatacagatacatatagaaataagtataaatatgtgtcttttgttttttgtagtgTGTATTTCCTAGCTCTTCCCACTTTGAGGGTCCAGTAGCAATAAGCATACCTAATTCCCGTATCTTGTTTCTAAATATCATTTTctaataaaaggaaccagggttTCTTGGAGAAAAGTCTGATTCCAGGGCTCAGGCAGGAAAAGGACAAGATGAGCTTTGAACAATGGCAGAAAGTAATATGCAAATTATAATGGagacatgtcaaaaaaaaatcaggaacctACGGGGGGGGGCTTTAAAAACTAAATCTGGGACAGtttgagcaagaaaagaaaagaaaaaaagtaatattGATTAGCCTATACTGTTAAaaagaatttaataaataaagGGCAGAGAAGGGAAAGCTATTTCTTGCCAAATTCCAATTAATAAGCATAGAAAAATAATTGGAACACAAAATATCATTTGGTAAACACCACAGTAATAATAATTATAGGTAATTATCAATGGCTACTAAAATTACTAGGTCAAACTATGGTGAAAAACAGAACATTTGCATAGTATCAAAGTATCCTATGAAAGACTTACTAATTATAAAGGGTAAAATAGTTAACTGTACAATaggaaaaaattgaaggaaatgcATTAAATATGAAAGCGAAACACTCATAAACCAAATATAAGATCAGTGTATTTAATCGTATGCAAAATAACatcaataaaaacattaaaaaaatacaaaaccacaTTTGCTCAAGACTATTCCCTGCAgtcttatttgtaatagccaaagacTTTAAGAAAGGTAAAATTCAGCTTGGACTGAGAAAGTAAAAACCAATGATGAGAACAGCCCCACAGTTAGAATGAAACTGTCATTTCCTCCCAAAGGCATAAAGTAGCTCTAATGACCCCTCCTTGCTCAGTTCTGACTACTTTCTGACTGCTTTCTTACTCACTGAGAAAGTCTGTGCTTTAATTGCACACTTTCAGAAATTTGCTGTTTCAAATTATAGCAGTAAAGATGtgtaatggactgaattgtgtcccccccaaaatatgtgtcaacttggttaggccatgtgtggttgtccttcattttgtgattttcctatgtattataaatcataatctctgtctgtggttaaagaggactagggtgggatgtaacacccttgcacaggccacatccctgatccaatgtaaagggatcttccctggggtatggcctgcaccaccttttatctctcaagagataaaaggaaaggaaagcaagcagagagttggggacctcataccaccaagaaagcagcactggcagcagagcgcatccttaggacctggggtccctaagcctgagaagctcctcaaccatgggaagatcgaggacaaggaccttcctccagagctgacagagaaagcctacctacccctggagctgacaccttgaatttggactttcagcttactttactgtgaggaaacaaatatctctttgttaaacccattcacttgtggtatttctgttacggcagcactagatgactagcaCAGGATAAAACATCCCACTTTTGACATagtctctccactgtgagttcttatatgtctaGTAAGGTTTGAGGAACAcctaaaggttttcccacattccttacattcataaggcctctccccactgtgagttcttatatgtttgGTGAGGTGTGAGGAATGCataaaggttttcccacattccttgtattcataaggcctctctccactatgAGTTCTTGTATGTGCAGTCAAGGCTGAGCcacaactaaaggctttcccacattccttacatttataaggCCTCATTCCACCGTGAGTTCTTTTATGCGTGGTGAGGGCTGATGAataactaaaggctttcccataTTGCTTACagtcataaggcctctctccactatgAGTTCTTACATGTGTAGTGAGGGATGAGGACTGActaaaagctttcccacattctgtacactcataaggcttctctccactgtgaattcttctATGTTTAGTGAGTGTGAGGAGcacctaaaggctttcccacattccttacatttatacAGCCTCGCTTCACTGTGAGTTCTTACATGTGTAGTGAGGTGTGATGACTGACTAAAgattttcccacattccttacattcacaAGACTTATctctgttatgaaatgttttatgtaAAATAAGGGATGAAGAACAACTATAGGTTTTacaacattctttacattcaCGCTTACGATCTCTCACAGATGACCAAAAGGATAAGAAACTACAGAAATCTTTGCCACATTCATTACCTTCACAGCATTTCTCATCAGTGAGTGTTGTCACAGGATTCTTAAGGGTTGAGATACAAGTGAAGTTCTTCCCACATACCTTACATTTATGGGGTTTCTTTCCAGTAAGAGTTCTCACAGGAGTAGTTACATGAGAGGAACAACTGCAGGATTCTCCGCATTCCTTACACTGACGGGTATTGCATCTAGTGTGAGCTCTGGTCTGATGCTTATGTGATGAGTGATCCATGATGGCTTTTCCACACTCACAGCATTCAAAGGGATTTACTTCTTGAAGAATTCTTTTTAGCACAATAAGATGTGGAATCCAGCTGAAGTTTTTCCCACACTGACTGCCTTCATTACTTTCAGAGAGGTTGTCTACCGTATGACTTCTGTTAAAAATAGGCAACATACTGTTGGGAATAAATTTGCTCCCATGTTACCACTACCAAACACAATGAAACAAGCATAGTTTTTCCCCTGACCTGTCTCAGACTTCATAGGTTAAATCATCTAGCAGAGATATTACCATTATCGTTATCGTTTTTCTAAAATATGAGGCTTTCTGATAATTTTATCCAAGTGAAATATGTTTCAAATATTCAATATCTCACATTTACAAAAATGTTGTATTGTGAAAATTCTCTGAACACGTAATTTTACAGCtaggtgtgtatacatacacacacacacacacacacacacacacacacatatgaatggagccctcgtggcacaatggttaagcattcagctgctaaccaaaagcttgacagttcaaatccaccagccactccttggaaaccctatagggcagttctactctgtcctatagggttgctatgagttggaatagactcaatggcaacggctttggttttttggctttatatatatgaatatgttaGTATACATacaaagatatatatatgtgtattttaatGTCATGTCACCTTaggactttctcctgaggtacTGTTTTCTCTTGTTTGAATGACACTCACCTCAAATGTCCCCTGTGGTTTTTATGCTGATCTTTATTGCCATGTGGTTCAAAGGTTTCTCCTAACATGTAGGACCGGGTGTTACTTTTCATGAATTGCACCATTATATGTTCACTGGATAACTTTTCTCCATCATTAAGGTTTTGAGAGACTGACCCAGTAATTCAAGTTGAGGTTcacaatataaaaaaacaaaaaggaacggAATTATTAGTGGAATAAAGTGAACAAAGAAAGACTTAGCTACATTTTGCTAATTCAGCACTTTGGCAATGGTTAAAAAGTAATTTACTAGGAAATACTTCCATGATGATTGAGAGTGATGGTGCCATAAATAGGTGTATTTAGGAGAGCTAAGTAGAAAGATATTAGACACACTGCACATGTAgcattaaaagagaaaaacgGTCTCCATGACCACAGGTGTCAGACAGGATTGCTAATGACAGAAAAGTAGGCTCAGGTATCTGTTGTTTCCTCAACCCAGAAGAGATTTTTTCTAGCTGACTGATTCAAATGTAATTCCCTTCATGCAGGTTGGTCCTTCAAAAATTCTTGCTTTCTTGGTGCTTTCCAACACAGTGGCCCTGGATAAGTCCTATCTCCACTAACCTCAGATCTTTTCGTTGCTTCTCTGGGAAAACCAGTGAGTATAGCTGACACAGTGCTCAGGGAGAAATGCATATAATGAGGGAAGACAGTGCAGAGCAATCAACATTTCCTTGACACTAAGCCAATACTTTGCTCTTCAGAGTCTCTGAAGACGTACAAGTGTGAGTTTATTTGCAGCAAAATAAGCATGTCAAACTAataataaacacaataaaaatttccaCAGGGTCCCAAACCACAAATCTCTCAGTGCCCCaaaggaacccctgaagccaacGCTTACACTTATAACACTTAAGAGCCTCAGGGCTTTTAatcacaagagaaatgaaaactcactTTAGTACATGAAGCTTTATGTTCATGTGGGAAGGGCAGGATATGCAAGCTCCATAGACCAAAGGGCCATTCCTGTTTATTTAACAATTCATTTTCATTCTTCAGCCCAAATACTGGAACAAAGTTGATGAGTAAAATATTTTTGATCactaaaggaataaataaaataatttaaaaaaatgatgccATTCTTACCTACTGAGGCCAGGTTTCTgaaggtttccatcatcacatctctgtagagTTTTTTCTGAACAAGATCCATCAAAGCCCACTCCTCCTGGCTAAACACCACAGCCACATCCTCAGTGGCCACTGAGTCCTAAAACATTCCACAGATTCTGGATCAGCAAGGTACCATGTACTCCAGTGTGTACAAGAATGAACGGTAAGGCTGACAGTTCTGGAGAACTGGGAATCCCTAGGGATCTGACACAAGGTTCTGTGTTCTACCAAggtctaaacaacaacaacaacaaaaaaaccccgttgctgtcaagtcaattttgactcataatgaccctgtaagactgagtagaactgccccatagagtttctaaggagcatctggtggatttgaactgcaaactttttggttagcagctgtagcatttggccactacaccaccagggcttccggccAAGGTGTACTCTAGGATATAGCCATCAGCCTTCTCTCCTCACTAACTAGATTCACTTCCTTGCTGATTGCATCCTGTCTCACAGACCTCCAACACACTGAAATGATTTCTCTCAGTTTGACTGCAACTAATGGCAgtcttatttctttctctttatggccTAGAACAGTTAGAAAGCACCAGAAATTAGAGAAATACTCTAATTCAGATCATCACTTCCTTGTGAACAAACAATTACACCTTCCATAAAACCCAGCAGACCACTCACCAAAACATATAGCAGAGTAAAGGCAGGACGAGGTATTAAAAACTGGGAAACACCATAGaatgtagattttctttttgccCCTCACAGCCATGCAAGGACCAAGGGCCTACACAAACAAACTGGCAACCAAGGCCCTGAGCTGGtcatattttcttgatttctagGATATCACCAGGTGACAGGTGTACCTGCTGAAAAAAGAATACTCTTTTGGAGAATTATGAATTTTTATATGCCAGTTACCTATTTTTCAAAAACTCGGTTGTTCTGTCACCGTCTCTTTCATAGAGACAGACAAAGggaataaaagttaaaaagaacTCAGATAAGACAGGAAACATGAAAAGCCAGATATCCCCCCAGTTCTCAAATTTCAAGACCTGATACAACCTGATACACCAATTATTAGTGACTACCCTCAACAAAGATAAATCCATACACCCTGACACGAACACAGTCTAGTGTtagaaaatgacaaagatcacTACCTCTGCAGAAATGAGGATAGCATGTCCTTGTGTTCGCTGACCAAGAAGAGGTTATGATTCCATTTTGTAATGACtgcacaacatgataaatgtaatCAAAAGTCGCCCAGTTATACATGTAAACATTGTTGAACTGAcaaatgtattatatataatttttatgataCAAAAAATAATTCTGTAAATAAGTTGAAGTGTAGATGGTTTACCTATTAAATTGCCTGTGAATCCTAGGAAACAGAGATTACACACCAGCCCTTTAGAGGCTCCGCTCCAAAATTCTCTCACATTTGCAGCCCCTGAAAGGCACACAATCATAACTACCTGAACTCTGACTAATGGACTTCCCTGGTCTGTACGAGTGACTTCTGTGAAATTTAACAGCACCAATCCATTGACTTCCTCATGTAGTGAGGAGACAAAAGGTGGGTGCTAAAACAGAGTAGCTTTAGATTAAGAAGACTCTTTTTGTCGGGGAAGTGGTGAAGTGAACTATCTATGTCATCTCTAATCAATCCTGATAGGATggtgtcacaaaaaaaaaaaacttctgagcTAGAGCCAAAATCCAAAAGTCTCCTCCACTGCAGTGGGCCTGGTTACATATTTTGAAGTCATCAAAAACCTTAATGTTCACTATACGATACAGCAACGATAAAGTGTTCCACGTATTGAGCAACTACAATTTGCGAAAGGTTTTGCAAAAAATTTTCAACACATTAGCTCATTTAGATCTCACGACACttctacaaacaaacaaaaaaaaaaaccattgccattgagtcgatttcaactcatagcgaccctacaagacacaggagaactgcccatagggtttccaaggcgtgcctggtggatttgaactgcaaacctcctggttagcagccacagctcttaaccactatgccactaaccAGGTATTATTTCAAATAGTTCATAGCTGAGtaaagttgttgctgttgttacatgttgttgagttggttccgattcatagcgaccctatgtaccacagaacaaaacacttcgtAGTCTTCTGCCATGCTCAccatagttgttatgcttgagcccattgttgcagccactgtgtcaatccatatcattaagggttttccttgtttctgctaacccttccttattcattgtccagcttttgcatgcatatgatgtgattgaaaataccactgcttgggtcaggcacatcttcgaagtgacatcttggcttttcaacacttttgagaggtcctttgcagcagatctgcccaatgcaacgtgtcttttgatttcttaactgctgcttccatgggtgttgactgtggatccaagtaaaaggaaatccttggcaacttcgatcttttctgtttatcatgatgttgcttatcggtccagtttttaggatttttgttttctttatattgaggtgtaatccatactgaaggctgtggtctttgatctttgtcagtgaatgtttcaagtcctcttcgctttcaccaagaaaggttgtgtcgtctgcataacacaggttgttgatgagtcttcctccaatcctgatgccccacttttcttcatatagtccagcttctcagagtattcgctcagcatacagactgaataggtatggtgaaaggatagaagcctgaataggtatggtgaaaggatagaagccacacaccttttctgacttaaactatgcagaatccccttgttctgtctgaacaactgcgtcttgatctatgtagaggctcctcatgagcacaatatagtgttatggaattcccactctttgcaatgttatccataatttgttatgatccacagagctgaatgcctttgcatagtcaataataaaacacaaataaatatccttctggtattctctgctttcaaccaggatccacctgacatcagcaatgatatccctcgttccacatcctcttctgaaacaagcctgaatttctggtagttccctatcagtgtactgctacagccgcttttgaatgatcttcagaaaaaattttgcttgcgtgtgaaattaatggtattgttcaataattcccacattcggttggatcacttttcttgggaataggcataaatatggctctcttccagttggctggccatgtagctgtcttccaaatttcctggcatagacaagtgagcacttccagcactgcatccgtttgttgaaacttctcagttaatattctgtcaattcctgaagccttgttttacaccagtgccttcagtgcagcttggactgcttccttcagtaccatcgatccctgatcatatgctacctactgaaatggctgaacgtcaaccagttctttctggtataatgactctgtgtattccttccaacttcttttgatgcttcctgcgtcatttaatattttctccatagaatccttcggtattgcaacttgaggcttgaattttttcttcagttctttcagcttgagaaatgccaagtgtgttcttcccttctggttttctatctccagctccctgcacatgtcattataatcctttactttgtcttctcaagccacccttcgaaatcttctgttgttcttgtacttcatcatttctttattctgctttagctgctcgaggtttaagagcaagttttggagtctcttctgacatccattttggtcttttctttctttaccgtctttttaatgacctcctgcttccttcatgtatgatgtccttgatgtcattccacagcttgtctggtctttggtcattagtgttcaacacatcaaatctattcttgagatggtctctaaatttccCTAAAAtagggtgggatatactcaagcttgtactttggctcttgtggccttgtcctaattttcttcagtttcaacttgaacttgcatatgaggaactggtggtctgttccacagtcagtccctggccttgttccaactgatgataccgaaattttccatcgtctcttctcacagatatagtcagtttgattcctgtgtatttcatgcggcaaggtccacgtgtgtagttgctgtttatgttgttgaaaacaggtatttgcaaagaagtcattggtcatgcaaaattctatcacgtcatctccggcatcatttctatcaccaaggccatattttccaactactgatccttccttgtttctaactttcacgt
This DNA window, taken from Elephas maximus indicus isolate mEleMax1 chromosome 3, mEleMax1 primary haplotype, whole genome shotgun sequence, encodes the following:
- the LOC126072531 gene encoding zinc finger protein 699-like isoform X1; this translates as MDSVATEDVAVVFSQEEWALMDLVQKKLYRDVMMETFRNLASVVSQNLNDGEKLSSEHIMVQFMKSNTRSYMLGETFEPHGNKDQHKNHRGHLRSHTVDNLSESNEGSQCGKNFSWIPHLIVLKRILQEVNPFECCECGKAIMDHSSHKHQTRAHTRCNTRQCKECGESCSCSSHVTTPVRTLTGKKPHKCKVCGKNFTCISTLKNPVTTLTDEKCCEGNECGKDFCSFLSFWSSVRDRKRECKECCKTYSCSSSLILHKTFHNRDKSCECKECGKIFSQSSHLTTHVRTHSEARLYKCKECGKAFRCSSHSLNIEEFTVERSLMSVQNVGKLLVSPHPSLHM
- the LOC126072531 gene encoding zinc finger protein 699-like isoform X2, giving the protein MDLVQKKLYRDVMMETFRNLASVVSQNLNDGEKLSSEHIMVQFMKSNTRSYMLGETFEPHGNKDQHKNHRGHLRSHTVDNLSESNEGSQCGKNFSWIPHLIVLKRILQEVNPFECCECGKAIMDHSSHKHQTRAHTRCNTRQCKECGESCSCSSHVTTPVRTLTGKKPHKCKVCGKNFTCISTLKNPVTTLTDEKCCEGNECGKDFCSFLSFWSSVRDRKRECKECCKTYSCSSSLILHKTFHNRDKSCECKECGKIFSQSSHLTTHVRTHSEARLYKCKECGKAFRCSSHSLNIEEFTVERSLMSVQNVGKLLVSPHPSLHM